From the genome of Agromyces intestinalis:
GAATGGCCGCGAACAACGGTATCTCGATGTTCGAGAACCTTCCGGGATACCTCGAGATCGGCGAGTTGTCCGAGAAGACCGACATCTACGCGACGGCGCCCGACGGCTCGCCCTTCAAGCTCGCGTCGTTCTACGAGGACAACCGCGAAGAGGTCGGCTGGGATCAGATCAGCCAGTACGTGAAGGATGCCGCGGTCGCCGGTGAAGACCCCCGGTTCTACGAGCACGGCGGCATCGACATCCAGGGCACCGTGCGCGCGGCCCTCAACGAGTACGTCATCGGCGGCGCCACCCAGGGTGGTTCGTCGATCACGCAGCAGTACGTGAAGAACGTGCTCGTGAACAACGCGGTGCGCAAGGCGAAGACTGAGGAAGAGAAGGAAGCGGCGGTCGACGCCGCGATCGAGACCACTCCCGAGCGCAAGCTCAAAGAGATGAAGTACGCGATCTCGCTCGAGAAGAAGACCTCGAAAGACGAGATCCTCCGCGGCTACCTGAACATCGCGTTGTTCGGCGGCCGCGTGTACGGCATCCAGACTGCGGCGCAGTACTACTACACGAAGAATGCAGCCGACCTCACGCTTCCCGAGGCGGCGAGCCTCATCGCGATCGTGAACAACCCCGAGAAGTTCCGCCTCGACAACCCCGAGAGCGAGACGAACGGCGCGAACACGATCGACGAAGAGACCGGCGAGGTCGTGCCCTACGCGGCCACCAAGCAGCGGCGCGACTACATCCTCGACGAGATGCTGAAGTACGGCAAGATCACCCAGGCCGAGCACGACGAGGCCATCGCGACGCCGATCGCCCCGGTGATCAACCCGCCGAGCACCGGCTGCCAGACGGCCGGTGGCAGCGCGTACTTCTGCGACTACGTCAAGAACGTCATCCTCAACTACTACGACGACCCCACGACGCCCGACGTCGACGAGGGCGCCGAGATGCTGAAGCAAGAGGGGCTGCAGGTCTACACGACCATCGACCTCGAGCTGCAGTCGCGCGCCGAGCAGGCCATCAACGAGAACGTGCCCTACGTCGACGAGCGCTTCGACGTCGGCGCGGTGGCGACCACGGTGCAACCCGGTACGGGCCGCATCCTCGCCATGGCGCAGAACAAGCTCTACTCGCAGGAGCAGGAGGTGCTCGACGCCGACCCCGGCCACAGCGCCATCAACCTGAGCACCGACTTCGCCTACGGCGGTTCGAGCGGCTTCCAGCCCGGTTCGACGTTCAAGGTGTTCACCCTGGGCGAGTGGCTGAATGAGGGGCACTCGCTCCGCGAGAGCTTCAACGGCAACCGCCGCACGTTCACGTCGTTCCCGGGCATGTGCGACGGCAGCACGTGGACGGGCGCGTTCAACCCGCTGAACGACGACGCCACGATCGCCAGCAACGCCGTCGACGCCACCAAGTACTCGGTGAACTCGTCGTTCATGGCGATGGCCCAGCAGCTGCAGCTGTGCAAGATCAAGGACACTGCGCAGGCGTTCGGCGTGAAGCGCGCCGACGGGCTCGAGCTCGGTCAGCGCTTCGCCTATGAGGACGACGGCACGCCGGCGAAGAACCCCGACGGCACCCGCGCACTCGACCCGAACGCGCAGTTCCAGCCGTCGGCGGTGCTCGGCACCGAAGAGGTGGCGCCCGTGACGATGGCCGCGGCGTTCGCCGGCATCGCGAACAACGGCTACACGTGCACCCCCATCGCGATCGACCGCATCGAGACGAAAGACGGCGTGGAGATCACGCCGCCTGCGTCGAACTGCCAGCAGTCGGTGACCCCCGAGGTGGCGCACGCGATGGAGTATGCGATGGCGCAGACGTTCAACGGCGGCACCGCGTCGGCCTCGAACACGGGCACCGGCGTTCCCCACATCGGCAAGACCGGTACCACCGACAACGCCTTCGACACCTGGATGGTCGGCTCGTCGACGACCGCGGCCACCGCGGTCTGGGTGGGCAACATCACCGGCGGCGACTACCGCACCAACCTGCGTACCGTCAGCTTCGACAGCGGGTCGGCCGCCACCGCGCGGCACCGCATCTGGCCGATGATCATGGAGCTCGCTGACAACAAGTACGGCGGTTCCGAGTTCCCCGAGCCCGATCCATCGGCGTTCCGTCAGGTGCTCATCGACATCCCGCAGGTCACGGGCCTGACGTTCGACGCCGCCAAGCAGGCCCTCGAAACGGCAGGGTTCGTCGTCGAAGACGGCGGTCAGCAGGACTCGAACCTGCCGGCAGGCCAGGTCTCGGGCACCGACCCGTCGGGCCAGGCGGGCCGCGGCACCACCATCCGCGTGTTCACGAGCAACGGGCAGGGCACCACGGTTCCCGACCTGACCGGCCTCACGGCGCAGAACGCGAAGGCCGCGCTCGATCAGGCGGGCCTGAAGATGCGCGGCAACGGCAAACCCGATCAGGTGGTCGTCTCGCAGGATCCGCCCGCCGGCTCGGGCGCGCGCAGGGGCGCCACGGTGAACGTGGAGTTCGGCGATCCCGACGGCGATGACGGCGGCGACGGCGACGACAACCCGCCGGCCGACGGCAACGGCAACAACGGGTGACCCGCGCATCCCGTTCCCCCGTCGCGCGGATCGCCCTGGCGATCGGCGCGGCGGGGCTTGCCGCGTTCGCATACGGCTCGCTGATCGAGCGCACCCGCTGGACCCTGCGTCGCGTCGACGTGCCGGTGCTGCCGGCCGGCTCGGCACCGATCAAGGTGCTGCACCTGTCGGATCTGCACATGGCCCCGTGGCAGCGGTCGAAGCAGCAGTGGGTGCGGTCACTGGTCGAACTGCAGCCCGACCTCATCGTCGACACGGGCGACAACCTCGGTCATGAGCGCGGGCTCGAGGGCATCCGTGCGGCGTTCGAGGCGTTCCGCGGCATCCCCGGCGTGTTCGTCAACGGGTCGAACGACTACTTCGGTCCGGTGCTGAAGAACCCGTTCCTCTACTTCGGCGGCCCGTCGGGGCACGTGCCGCGCTCGAAGCAGCTCGACATCGCGGCGCTGCATGCCTACTTCGACGAACTCGGATGGCTCGACCTCGACAATCGCGCGGCCGCGATCGATCTCAACGGCACGCGCCTCGAGTTCTTCGGGGTCGACGACCCCCACAAGCACTTCGACCGGCTCGACCTCATCACGGCCGCCATCGACGACCTGCGCGCCGACGACCCGCTCGGCGACGAGAGCTGGCCCGACGAGGCATCCGTATCGGCGAAGCGACCGACCCTGACCGTCGGCGTGTCCCACGCGCCCTACCGCCGCGTGCTCGACTCGTTCGTGAACCACGGCGCGCAGCTCATCCTCGCGGGCCATACGCACGGCGGCCAGGTGTGCCTGCCCGGCTACGGCGCGCTCGTCACGAACTGCGACATCCCGCGCTCGCAGGCGAAGGGACTCAGCGTCTGGCGGCACGGCCTTCGGTCGGC
Proteins encoded in this window:
- a CDS encoding transglycosylase domain-containing protein, yielding MSAQNRSTSGVAIGVLGLVGMSALAGVLVTAAVTPALAVTGMAANNGISMFENLPGYLEIGELSEKTDIYATAPDGSPFKLASFYEDNREEVGWDQISQYVKDAAVAGEDPRFYEHGGIDIQGTVRAALNEYVIGGATQGGSSITQQYVKNVLVNNAVRKAKTEEEKEAAVDAAIETTPERKLKEMKYAISLEKKTSKDEILRGYLNIALFGGRVYGIQTAAQYYYTKNAADLTLPEAASLIAIVNNPEKFRLDNPESETNGANTIDEETGEVVPYAATKQRRDYILDEMLKYGKITQAEHDEAIATPIAPVINPPSTGCQTAGGSAYFCDYVKNVILNYYDDPTTPDVDEGAEMLKQEGLQVYTTIDLELQSRAEQAINENVPYVDERFDVGAVATTVQPGTGRILAMAQNKLYSQEQEVLDADPGHSAINLSTDFAYGGSSGFQPGSTFKVFTLGEWLNEGHSLRESFNGNRRTFTSFPGMCDGSTWTGAFNPLNDDATIASNAVDATKYSVNSSFMAMAQQLQLCKIKDTAQAFGVKRADGLELGQRFAYEDDGTPAKNPDGTRALDPNAQFQPSAVLGTEEVAPVTMAAAFAGIANNGYTCTPIAIDRIETKDGVEITPPASNCQQSVTPEVAHAMEYAMAQTFNGGTASASNTGTGVPHIGKTGTTDNAFDTWMVGSSTTAATAVWVGNITGGDYRTNLRTVSFDSGSAATARHRIWPMIMELADNKYGGSEFPEPDPSAFRQVLIDIPQVTGLTFDAAKQALETAGFVVEDGGQQDSNLPAGQVSGTDPSGQAGRGTTIRVFTSNGQGTTVPDLTGLTAQNAKAALDQAGLKMRGNGKPDQVVVSQDPPAGSGARRGATVNVEFGDPDGDDGGDGDDNPPADGNGNNG
- a CDS encoding metallophosphoesterase — encoded protein: MTRASRSPVARIALAIGAAGLAAFAYGSLIERTRWTLRRVDVPVLPAGSAPIKVLHLSDLHMAPWQRSKQQWVRSLVELQPDLIVDTGDNLGHERGLEGIRAAFEAFRGIPGVFVNGSNDYFGPVLKNPFLYFGGPSGHVPRSKQLDIAALHAYFDELGWLDLDNRAAAIDLNGTRLEFFGVDDPHKHFDRLDLITAAIDDLRADDPLGDESWPDEASVSAKRPTLTVGVSHAPYRRVLDSFVNHGAQLILAGHTHGGQVCLPGYGALVTNCDIPRSQAKGLSVWRHGLRSAFLNVSAGLGTSITAPVRFACPPEATLLTLVPAP